The following are encoded together in the Arcticibacterium luteifluviistationis genome:
- a CDS encoding MDR family MFS transporter, giving the protein MLKKTVDLYLEAFRGLSKEVWWLALVTFINRAGTMILPFLSKYLKEDLHFTYGEVGWIMVFFGVGSFIGAWLGGKLTDQIGFYKVMIGSLLISGVLFILLQFVTSFWGLCGSILVVMSIADMFRPAMFVSLNTYSRPENRTRSLTLIRLAINLGFVIGPTVAGIIIMSSGYNMLFWIDGLTCIVSILLFNYLVKEIKAVKKTKEEIKLLDVNAAVFKDKAYWIFLAISFLIGVVFFQIFTTMPLYHKEHYGLSEFDTGMLFFLNGLIIIIFEMPMVNWIEKKKIKEVKLIYYSAILVTISFFILVIDVWAGILIISMVLVTLGEMVGFPYTNAFAMKRAKSGNEGRYMALYSMAFALAHIISPKLGLDFVAMYGYNANFILIGVIGLIAVGLSVWLGKTLEKEKILESGY; this is encoded by the coding sequence ATGTTAAAGAAAACGGTAGACTTATACTTAGAAGCTTTTAGAGGACTTTCGAAAGAAGTTTGGTGGCTTGCTTTGGTAACTTTTATTAATAGAGCTGGCACAATGATTTTGCCATTTCTGTCAAAGTATTTAAAAGAGGACTTACACTTTACCTATGGTGAGGTGGGTTGGATTATGGTTTTCTTTGGTGTTGGTTCCTTTATAGGAGCATGGTTAGGAGGTAAACTCACCGACCAAATAGGATTCTATAAAGTCATGATTGGTAGCTTACTGATATCAGGAGTACTCTTTATTCTTTTACAGTTTGTTACCTCTTTTTGGGGTTTATGCGGCAGTATTTTAGTTGTTATGTCTATTGCTGATATGTTTCGGCCAGCCATGTTTGTTTCGCTTAATACTTACTCTAGACCGGAAAACAGAACCCGTTCGCTCACTTTAATTCGATTAGCAATTAACCTAGGCTTTGTAATTGGACCTACCGTAGCCGGAATTATCATTATGAGCAGTGGTTATAACATGCTATTTTGGATTGATGGACTTACCTGTATTGTCTCCATTTTATTATTCAACTATTTGGTGAAAGAGATAAAAGCAGTAAAAAAGACTAAGGAAGAAATAAAGCTTTTAGATGTAAATGCTGCAGTTTTTAAAGATAAAGCCTATTGGATTTTCTTAGCTATTAGTTTCCTAATAGGCGTGGTTTTCTTTCAAATATTTACCACCATGCCTCTTTACCATAAAGAGCACTACGGTCTGTCTGAGTTTGATACAGGTATGTTATTCTTTTTGAATGGACTTATCATTATCATATTTGAAATGCCGATGGTTAACTGGATAGAGAAAAAGAAAATAAAAGAAGTTAAATTGATTTATTACAGTGCCATTCTAGTCACTATCAGTTTCTTTATTTTAGTAATTGATGTATGGGCCGGAATACTAATCATCAGTATGGTTTTGGTAACTCTTGGCGAAATGGTGGGCTTTCCATATACCAATGCTTTTGCCATGAAAAGAGCCAAGTCAGGAAACGAAGGAAGGTATATGGCACTCTATTCCATGGCCTTTGCTTTGGCACATATTATTAGTCCCAAGTTAGGCTTAGACTTTGTTGCGATGTATGGTTATAATGCAAATTTCATTCTGATAGGAGTCATCGGATTAATAGCCGTAGGTTTATCTGTTTGGCTTGGTAAAACTTTAGAAAAAGAGAAGATTTTGGAATCAGGTTATTGA
- a CDS encoding tetratricopeptide repeat protein: MNIFKKSLLMASFSILATFILACGDKNKTEAAEFFERGNFHFKKNETERALELFTEAIDKVPDFADAYNNRGLCFEKMGNVDKARNDYRKAVELDDSFSQAKLNYAHASLLLGENKEAENLLNQLAPTYTDSSQFFDLRGKFYLQSYNPDNAISDFERSLTLSPNNLETKTNLGYALYLQRDFEKAKKTFLDVLSEEEGFAFALNNLSATYGQIGDWKNALNYSEKAIDAQPNEITFINTHALNLLENGEVEKASEYIGQALKLHPENAYALRNSGILKTKSDNKLSAVNILSKVEATNPEVEFIYYYLGKAQQAAGNNNAACQSFKRGALLNDTRCKAEKCQ, encoded by the coding sequence ATGAATATTTTTAAAAAGAGCCTTCTGATGGCATCTTTTAGCATTTTAGCCACTTTTATTTTGGCCTGTGGGGACAAAAATAAGACAGAAGCAGCGGAGTTTTTTGAACGAGGCAATTTTCATTTTAAAAAAAATGAAACCGAGCGAGCTTTAGAGCTGTTTACAGAGGCTATTGATAAGGTCCCAGATTTTGCTGACGCTTATAATAATAGAGGTCTTTGTTTTGAAAAAATGGGAAATGTAGATAAGGCAAGAAATGATTACCGTAAGGCGGTAGAGCTGGACGATAGCTTTAGTCAAGCCAAACTAAATTATGCCCATGCTTCACTCCTATTGGGTGAAAATAAAGAGGCTGAAAACCTTTTAAATCAACTAGCTCCTACTTACACCGACTCTTCTCAATTCTTTGATTTACGTGGTAAGTTTTATCTTCAAAGTTATAATCCAGATAATGCTATTTCGGATTTTGAAAGGTCATTAACGTTGAGTCCAAATAACTTAGAAACGAAAACAAATTTGGGCTATGCTCTTTATCTACAAAGGGATTTTGAAAAAGCGAAAAAGACATTTTTGGATGTACTTTCTGAAGAAGAAGGTTTTGCATTTGCATTGAATAACTTGAGTGCTACATACGGGCAAATTGGTGATTGGAAAAATGCTTTAAACTATTCTGAAAAAGCAATAGATGCACAGCCAAATGAAATCACTTTTATAAATACTCATGCTCTGAATTTATTAGAGAACGGAGAAGTGGAAAAGGCTTCTGAGTACATTGGGCAAGCATTAAAATTGCATCCTGAGAACGCATATGCTTTACGGAATTCAGGCATATTAAAAACAAAAAGCGATAATAAGTTATCTGCAGTCAACATTCTATCTAAAGTAGAAGCAACAAATCCGGAGGTGGAATTTATTTACTATTACTTAGGTAAAGCTCAGCAAGCAGCCGGTAATAATAATGCCGCCTGCCAATCTTTTAAAAGAGGTGCTTTGTTAAATGACACTCGTTGTAAAGCAGAAAAGTGTCAATAA
- a CDS encoding M61 family metallopeptidase: MRRRKIAFSVLIAIALYAVSFTTDAQETKSISYELRMPEPETHYFEVGMTINNVLTNSKLLDKRRLLVKMPVWTPGSYLVREYAGNVEAFKVTDENNKPLAFRKVNKNTWEIEIDQAEDVKVSYKVYAFDLTVRTSFIDASHGYLNGASIFMFVPELMKSQADLTIFPYEKWSTVSTALPETSKNTFIVKDFDTLVDSPIEIGNHEVLEFEALGIPYRIAMYSSSPLSYDKEKLLKDYKSLVIAAETVVGETPLENYLFIVHHQPGIGGGLEHLHSTTCQTSTYAYSSDRAYIGLFGLLAHEYFHLWNVKRIRPVALGPFDYENENYTNMLWVAEGFTSFYEEIILNRAGLVEDEDVIKAVAGAISSAENTPGNRVQAVTEASWDAWIKYYRPSENANNTRISYYGKGGVLAALLNAKIIANTKAEKSLDDVMKLLYNKYYKALGRGYTDEEFQLAVEEVHGGDLDYFFKNYISGTERPDYEQIYKGVGLNLIDTNEDREKPYLGITERGGVIYRMSREGSAYHSGINLNDQVVSIDGDKNINFANATLSKKVGDKMSVIVNRHGVEMEFIIDLQEDARKSYSLEKVSKPTKEQEKAYQKFVGK, translated from the coding sequence ATGAGGAGAAGAAAAATAGCCTTTAGTGTACTGATTGCCATAGCCTTATATGCCGTCAGTTTTACTACAGACGCACAAGAGACTAAGTCAATTTCTTATGAATTAAGAATGCCTGAGCCAGAGACCCATTATTTTGAGGTTGGAATGACTATCAATAATGTTTTGACGAATTCAAAATTATTGGACAAAAGACGCTTGCTAGTTAAAATGCCTGTTTGGACACCTGGCTCATATTTAGTCAGAGAATATGCTGGAAATGTAGAAGCTTTTAAGGTTACAGATGAAAACAATAAACCTTTAGCTTTTAGAAAGGTTAACAAAAACACTTGGGAAATTGAGATTGACCAAGCGGAAGATGTGAAAGTAAGTTATAAGGTTTATGCCTTTGATTTGACCGTTAGAACTTCCTTTATTGACGCAAGTCACGGTTATTTAAATGGTGCTAGTATTTTTATGTTTGTGCCTGAGCTTATGAAAAGTCAGGCGGACTTAACGATATTTCCATATGAAAAATGGTCTACTGTTTCTACGGCACTTCCTGAAACTTCAAAGAATACTTTCATAGTAAAGGATTTTGATACTTTGGTAGATAGTCCAATAGAAATTGGAAATCATGAAGTCTTAGAGTTTGAAGCTCTAGGAATTCCTTACAGAATTGCCATGTATAGCTCTTCTCCACTAAGCTATGACAAAGAAAAACTGTTAAAAGATTATAAAAGTTTAGTGATAGCAGCAGAGACTGTGGTAGGAGAAACTCCATTAGAAAACTATTTATTTATAGTGCATCATCAGCCAGGAATAGGCGGCGGTTTGGAACATTTGCACTCTACTACTTGTCAAACATCGACTTATGCCTATAGTTCTGACAGAGCGTATATCGGTCTTTTTGGACTTTTGGCTCATGAGTACTTTCACTTATGGAATGTAAAAAGAATTAGACCTGTGGCTCTTGGACCCTTCGATTATGAAAATGAAAACTACACTAATATGCTGTGGGTAGCAGAAGGTTTTACCAGTTTTTATGAGGAGATTATTCTTAATAGAGCTGGGTTAGTAGAAGATGAAGATGTAATAAAAGCTGTAGCTGGAGCTATATCAAGTGCAGAAAATACTCCTGGAAATAGAGTTCAGGCCGTTACAGAAGCTTCTTGGGATGCTTGGATTAAGTATTATAGACCAAGCGAGAATGCTAACAATACTAGAATTTCATATTACGGGAAAGGTGGTGTTTTAGCTGCTCTTTTAAATGCTAAAATCATTGCAAATACCAAAGCAGAGAAGTCTTTAGATGATGTTATGAAGCTTCTTTATAATAAATATTATAAAGCTTTGGGCCGTGGCTATACTGATGAAGAATTTCAACTAGCTGTAGAAGAAGTTCATGGTGGCGATCTTGATTATTTCTTTAAAAACTATATATCAGGAACCGAAAGACCTGATTATGAGCAAATTTATAAAGGAGTAGGACTTAATTTGATAGATACTAATGAGGACAGAGAAAAGCCGTATTTAGGTATTACAGAACGCGGCGGAGTAATTTATAGAATGAGTAGAGAAGGAAGTGCTTACCATTCTGGAATAAACTTAAACGACCAGGTAGTAAGTATTGATGGTGATAAAAATATCAATTTTGCCAATGCAACACTTTCAAAAAAAGTAGGTGATAAGATGTCTGTTATAGTAAACAGACATGGTGTTGAAATGGAATTCATTATTGACCTTCAGGAAGATGCAAGAAAGTCTTATTCGCTAGAAAAGGTTTCAAAACCAACGAAAGAACAAGAAAAGGCTTATCAAAAATTTGTGGGGAAATAG